Proteins from one Mytilus galloprovincialis chromosome 11, xbMytGall1.hap1.1, whole genome shotgun sequence genomic window:
- the LOC143051613 gene encoding zinc finger protein 862-like, which translates to MYCTYCKEQGKGGKFVSGCTNFRIDTIQNHEVSSPHISATSVAERPLPQNSLAAKAINSIKQTEYDRLSILFRNAHAVAKHYLSFKTYNVICKLDQAKGLDVGNSYLNDKKACEFVKNIACVSRNETRDLLKKTPFLSLTCDGSSDFMGDEYESLWVRSAQNGKIIEKFLDLGTAESAGSQDIFNYMKAVCFENSEDNTNQLWSKLIGFCSDGASNMQGIRNGVAALMKRENPEIVVTHCLAHRVELSFKDDIKSSKLYDKTIHNSSSWSLLLVPQRSQTEESLKTSFQCT; encoded by the exons ATGTATTGTACATACTGTAAGGAGCAGGGAAAGGGAGGGAAATTCGTATCTGGGTGTACGAATTTTAGGATTGACACCATCCAAAATCATGAAGTCAGTTCGCCTCACATCAGTGCAACATCTGTTGCCGAGAGGCCACTTCCTCAGAATTCACTGGCTGCAAAGGCCATTAACTCTATAAAACAAACTGAATATGACAGACTTAGCATTCTCTTTCGTAATGCCCATGCTGTTGCTAAACATTATCTAAGCTTTAAAACTTATAACGTTATATGTAAACTGGATCAAGCTAAAGGTCTTGATGTTGGCAATAGCTACCTGAATGACAAAAAGGCCTGTGAATTTGTCAAAAATATAGCCTGTGTTTCCAGAAATGAGACCAGAGACCTtttgaaaaaaacaccatttcTGAGCCTCACCTGTGATGGGTCATCTGACTTCATGGGGGATGAATATGAGTCATTGTGGGTAAGAAGTGCCCAAAATGGAAAGATAATTGAAAAGTTTTTAGATTTGGGTACTGCTGAATCTGCAGGATCTCAGGACATATTTAATTACATGAAAGCTGTTTGCTTTGAAAATTCAGAAGACAATACCAACCAACTGTGGAGTAAACTTATTGGCTTTTGCTCAGACGGTGCATCAAACATGCaag gTATAAGAAATGGTGTGGCTGCTTTGATGAAAAGAGAAAACCCAGAAATAGTTGTTACTCATTGCTTGGCTCACAGAGTTGAGTTAAGCTTTAAGGATGATATTAAGTCATCTAAATTGTATGATAAAACCATACACAACTCTTCTTCTTG GTCTTTACTACTTGTACCGCAGAGGTCCCAAACAGAAGAAAGCCTTAAAACGAGCTTTCAGTGCACTTAA